The Brevibacillus brevis genome contains a region encoding:
- a CDS encoding NAD-dependent epimerase/dehydratase family protein produces MYSHDIQGETIFVTGGAGFIGSTLIGNLIQNNQVIVYDNFARNALESKDFYNHPNLTVIKGDVLDLDALKQSIQGSTYVIHAAGVAGIDTVIKSPITTMKVNMIGSANVLEAAATLLTCKRVVCFSTSEVFGQIAFRSEETSSTVLGAVGEARWTYAVSKLAEEHLAYSYYKEQGLPTVTVRPFNIYGPGQVGEGAIRNFIVRALRDETLYIHGDGTQIRAWCYVDDMVEGILRCMTSPKAKGESFNIGNERAVTTIYGLANTIIRVLNSKSTIQFVKQEHADIELRVPKVNKAKELLDFEAKVDLEEGIQYTADYYKGNY; encoded by the coding sequence ATGTATTCTCATGACATTCAAGGAGAAACGATTTTTGTAACCGGTGGGGCTGGATTCATAGGATCGACGTTAATCGGCAATCTGATTCAAAATAACCAGGTGATTGTTTACGATAATTTTGCTAGGAATGCGCTAGAATCAAAGGATTTTTATAATCATCCAAATCTTACTGTCATTAAGGGTGACGTTCTGGATTTGGATGCATTGAAACAATCCATACAGGGCTCAACGTATGTAATTCATGCTGCTGGAGTTGCAGGAATTGATACTGTTATCAAAAGCCCAATCACAACAATGAAAGTAAATATGATCGGATCAGCAAATGTGTTGGAAGCAGCGGCTACTTTATTAACTTGCAAGCGTGTCGTTTGTTTTAGTACAAGTGAAGTATTTGGTCAAATTGCATTTCGCTCAGAAGAAACAAGTTCTACTGTTTTAGGAGCTGTGGGCGAAGCACGATGGACATATGCAGTTAGTAAATTAGCGGAAGAGCACTTGGCATATTCGTATTATAAAGAACAGGGCCTTCCAACAGTAACGGTCCGGCCTTTTAATATTTATGGACCTGGACAAGTGGGCGAAGGGGCTATTCGCAACTTTATTGTCAGAGCTCTAAGAGATGAAACATTGTATATTCACGGAGATGGGACACAAATTAGGGCATGGTGCTATGTAGACGATATGGTAGAAGGAATATTAAGATGCATGACTTCTCCTAAAGCGAAAGGAGAGTCGTTTAATATTGGAAATGAAAGAGCAGTTACAACGATTTATGGTTTGGCAAACACGATTATTCGAGTTTTGAATTCAAAATCAACTATTCAATTTGTAAAACAAGAACATGCAGATATCGAGCTTCGTGTACCTAAAGTAAACAAAGCAAAAGAACTGCTAGATTTCGAAGCAAAGGTGGATCTAGAGGAAGGGATTCAATACACAGCAGACTATTATAAGGGGAATTACTGA
- a CDS encoding NeuD/PglB/VioB family sugar acetyltransferase encodes MKKIIIIGAGPLGIEVLETINLINFLSGKQEYICQGFLDDDKEKWNKSILEIPILGPIAEANKFRDSVFVFALGSPNNYYKREEIFTKIGIGQFQLETIIHPSAVVSRLARIDKGCLIMPYSVIGPGAHLNCCVIVSPHVTVNHGVEIGDFTIIAGNVSIAGEVTVGRSCYLGMGSQIKGDLTLEDYCLVGMGSNVLDDVATRTVVAGNPARILKGT; translated from the coding sequence GTGAAGAAAATTATTATTATCGGAGCAGGTCCTCTTGGAATAGAAGTGTTAGAAACAATTAACCTTATTAACTTCCTCTCTGGGAAACAAGAATACATTTGCCAAGGCTTCTTAGATGATGACAAGGAAAAGTGGAATAAGAGTATACTTGAGATTCCTATTTTAGGACCGATAGCGGAAGCTAACAAATTCAGAGACTCAGTTTTTGTGTTTGCTTTAGGTAGTCCGAACAATTATTACAAGAGGGAAGAGATATTTACAAAAATTGGAATCGGTCAATTCCAGTTGGAAACGATTATTCATCCAAGTGCTGTAGTATCTCGACTAGCAAGAATTGATAAAGGCTGCCTCATTATGCCGTATTCTGTTATTGGGCCAGGTGCTCACCTAAATTGTTGTGTGATTGTTTCTCCACACGTCACTGTTAATCATGGAGTGGAAATTGGCGATTTTACAATTATTGCAGGAAATGTAAGCATTGCTGGAGAGGTCACGGTCGGGAGAAGTTGCTATTTGGGAATGGGAAGCCAAATTAAAGGTGATCTTACATTGGAAGACTACTGTTTAGTTGGTATGGGAAGTAATGTATTGGATGATGTGGCAACGAGAACGGTAGTTGCGGGAAACCCTGCGAGAATATTAAAAGGAACTTAA
- a CDS encoding flagellin N-terminal helical domain-containing protein produces the protein MRINHNISAMNTHRALSANTANSAKSLEKLSSGLRINRAGDDAAGLAISEKMRGQIRGLDMAQKNSQDGISLIQTAEGALTETHSILQRMRELAVQSSNDTNTDSDRAELQKEIDQLIEEVDRIANTTEFNTQKLLNGAKSGINTEASTVVINEKTSDVFKSVKAAGGASTVADSSYNIRISEKQGTSSFKIEWTDQRGKTASTIINGAAATSFAIGGATLGVKLSLATLSTLSIGKEATVTSRAAVNDISDSSLTYQIGANSSQTMRVSIEDMRAKALNIDGISVKTTSAAEASISAINKAIEDVSTQRAKLGAFQNRLEHTINNLGAASENLSAAESRIRDVDMAKEMMGFTKNNILTQAAQAMLAQANQQPQGVLQLLR, from the coding sequence ATGCGTATTAATCACAACATTTCTGCAATGAACACTCACCGTGCTCTGTCTGCAAACACAGCAAACTCTGCTAAATCTTTGGAGAAACTGTCTTCCGGTCTGCGTATCAACCGTGCTGGTGACGATGCTGCGGGTCTCGCAATCTCTGAAAAAATGCGTGGTCAAATCCGCGGTTTGGACATGGCTCAAAAGAACTCCCAAGATGGTATCTCCCTGATCCAAACAGCTGAGGGTGCGCTGACTGAAACTCACAGCATTCTGCAACGTATGCGTGAACTGGCTGTTCAATCTTCCAACGATACTAACACAGACTCTGACCGTGCAGAACTGCAAAAAGAGATCGACCAATTGATCGAAGAAGTTGATCGTATTGCTAACACAACTGAGTTCAACACGCAAAAACTGTTGAACGGTGCTAAGAGCGGTATTAACACTGAGGCTAGCACCGTTGTAATTAATGAAAAAACATCTGATGTCTTCAAAAGTGTTAAAGCTGCTGGTGGCGCTTCGACAGTAGCTGACTCTTCTTACAATATTCGTATTTCCGAGAAACAAGGTACTTCTTCCTTCAAAATTGAATGGACTGATCAAAGAGGAAAAACTGCATCTACCATTATTAATGGTGCTGCTGCTACTTCGTTTGCAATTGGTGGAGCCACTTTGGGTGTAAAACTCTCCTTGGCGACTTTGTCTACCTTGAGCATTGGTAAGGAAGCAACTGTTACTTCCCGTGCTGCTGTAAATGACATTTCTGATTCTTCTTTGACTTACCAAATTGGTGCTAACTCTTCTCAAACTATGCGTGTTAGCATTGAAGACATGAGAGCTAAAGCATTGAACATTGATGGTATCTCTGTAAAAACGACTTCCGCTGCTGAAGCATCCATCTCTGCTATTAACAAAGCTATCGAAGATGTATCGACTCAACGTGCAAAATTGGGTGCATTCCAAAACCGTTTGGAGCACACAATCAATAACTTGGGTGCAGCTTCTGAGAACTTGAGCGCTGCTGAATCCCGTATCCGCGATGTAGACATGGCGAAAGAAATGATGGGCTTCACGAAGAACAACATTCTGACGCAAGCTGCTCAAGCGATGCTGGCTCAAGCTAACCAACAACCACAAGGCGTACTGCAACTTCTCCGTTAA
- a CDS encoding flagellar assembly protein FliW — translation MSGIQDISVGKFFFEDGLPGFPEMQFFQISKEDANVPFFQMQSTEDESIGFWLADPFVFVPDYQFDLPDYAKAALRLDEEEISVAVFNIITLREKGQVTINLKAPIVINRNNRMAKQVILNEEKYSLRHPLFT, via the coding sequence ATGTCAGGAATCCAAGATATCTCCGTTGGTAAGTTTTTTTTTGAAGATGGGCTACCGGGTTTCCCCGAGATGCAATTTTTTCAAATTAGCAAAGAGGATGCAAATGTACCATTTTTTCAAATGCAGTCGACAGAAGATGAGTCTATAGGCTTTTGGCTAGCAGATCCATTTGTTTTTGTACCAGATTATCAATTTGATCTGCCAGATTATGCAAAAGCGGCTTTGCGTTTGGACGAAGAGGAGATATCCGTTGCTGTCTTCAACATTATTACGCTTCGGGAAAAAGGACAGGTAACCATCAATCTGAAGGCACCTATTGTAATTAACCGTAATAATCGGATGGCCAAACAGGTTATTCTAAATGAAGAGAAATACTCATTGCGTCATCCCCTGTTTACATAG
- a CDS encoding DegT/DnrJ/EryC1/StrS family aminotransferase — MIRLTQPYISSDEIHAMTEVLQSGMLIQGRRVQEFEQNLATYMQANYVSVVSSGTAALHLALAALELGQGDAIIAPSFTFPATVNVVELQGARPVLVDVTSGSFNIDPKQLKDTIKTWTGPEKLKAIIVVHEFGAPADMEIIMNIAKEHDLYVIEDAACALGTISNGKHVGCLGDIGCFSWHPRKSITTGEGGAIVAKSESLHQKINILRNHGIQRLEDGSIDFIVPGFNYRLTEFQAVLGNLQLQRFQYNLERRKQLVKVYKRELESVEDISLPEMIDGHSWQTFMIVLNSKHERAKVIKCLAEKGIEANLGAQAIHMMSYYKDKYHFGLNQFPNAKLFYEKGLALPLHPLLTEEEITYISHTLREVLR; from the coding sequence ATGATAAGGTTAACACAACCCTATATTAGTTCAGATGAAATTCATGCAATGACTGAGGTATTACAATCTGGAATGCTTATCCAAGGGCGACGAGTCCAGGAATTCGAACAAAATTTAGCGACATACATGCAGGCTAATTATGTGTCTGTTGTTTCCAGTGGAACTGCTGCGTTGCATCTTGCCTTAGCTGCATTAGAATTGGGACAAGGCGATGCTATTATTGCCCCATCCTTTACTTTTCCAGCTACCGTAAATGTTGTCGAATTACAGGGAGCAAGACCAGTTCTCGTAGATGTTACAAGTGGAAGTTTTAACATAGATCCCAAACAGTTAAAGGACACAATAAAGACTTGGACTGGTCCAGAAAAATTAAAAGCAATTATAGTAGTTCATGAATTTGGTGCACCCGCAGATATGGAAATCATCATGAATATTGCTAAAGAGCATGATTTGTATGTTATTGAAGACGCAGCATGTGCTTTAGGTACAATTAGCAATGGCAAACACGTAGGGTGCTTAGGGGATATCGGATGCTTTTCTTGGCATCCACGAAAGTCTATCACAACGGGCGAAGGTGGAGCTATCGTTGCGAAAAGTGAATCTCTTCATCAAAAAATAAACATACTTAGAAATCATGGAATCCAAAGGCTTGAAGATGGATCAATTGATTTTATAGTCCCTGGATTCAATTATAGATTGACAGAATTTCAAGCTGTTTTGGGAAATCTTCAGTTACAAAGATTTCAGTATAACCTTGAGAGAAGAAAGCAGCTTGTGAAAGTTTATAAAAGAGAGCTTGAAAGTGTAGAGGATATTAGCCTACCAGAAATGATAGATGGCCACTCTTGGCAGACTTTCATGATAGTTCTAAACTCTAAGCATGAGCGAGCAAAAGTGATAAAATGTCTAGCGGAAAAAGGAATTGAAGCCAATTTAGGCGCTCAAGCAATTCATATGATGTCTTACTATAAGGATAAATATCACTTCGGCTTGAATCAGTTTCCAAATGCTAAATTGTTCTATGAAAAAGGCTTGGCCCTACCATTACATCCTTTATTAACGGAAGAAGAGATCACATATATTTCTCACACATTACGAGAGGTGCTTAGGTGA
- a CDS encoding DUF6470 family protein, translated as MMRIPQIQMQQTYAQLGLNINRPVQDIQQPQAELNLRQEAAIIEIRQAKGSLTIDSSEARENIDMRGPLRRTRDNADYGYRMAMEAIANISQEGDQLRAIENKTDAVVAISEQESMPRDSEIIAAGSLVGDGIEMRYDLQPLDIQVQERGATMDPEIKKPIHNYTPGKVEPYILRWNSLQIEVAGLHVDQRI; from the coding sequence ATGATGCGTATTCCTCAGATTCAGATGCAACAGACGTATGCTCAGTTAGGGTTGAATATTAATCGACCAGTGCAGGATATTCAACAGCCACAAGCAGAACTTAATTTGCGCCAAGAGGCAGCGATTATCGAAATACGTCAAGCGAAGGGCTCACTGACGATAGATTCAAGTGAAGCTCGTGAAAATATCGATATGCGCGGACCGCTCAGACGAACGCGAGATAATGCAGACTACGGATATCGTATGGCTATGGAAGCGATTGCGAACATTAGTCAAGAAGGCGACCAATTAAGAGCCATAGAAAATAAAACGGATGCTGTTGTGGCAATTTCTGAACAGGAATCAATGCCGAGAGATTCGGAGATCATAGCTGCAGGTTCTTTGGTTGGGGATGGAATCGAGATGCGATATGACTTGCAACCACTTGATATTCAAGTACAGGAACGTGGAGCCACAATGGATCCGGAGATTAAGAAGCCTATTCATAACTACACGCCTGGCAAAGTGGAACCGTATATACTCCGTTGGAATAGCTTGCAAATTGAAGTTGCCGGCTTACACGTGGATCAAAGGATATAA
- a CDS encoding glycosyltransferase — translation MDKKIKLSICMIVKDEEKNLDRCLVSLQPLMARSDVELVVVDTGSTDKTVEIAQRYTQKVYFHAWNGNFSEMRNISISYATGEWLFIIDADEELQDPEKLSLLLDRPELLQFNTIVIKVKNFISSDYSIFIVNKSERLFRNNGFCYQGSVHNQPQFQGPILSITDVFLNHYGYNSEDAELMEKKFQRTSTLLINELKKDPQNIYYHFQLCRTYSMHDDLQKAYDQGKVAYSLLKEKDTDTQAKYIYVFNEFVRMACLLGKYEEAREVCYEGLNINENYIDLQYYLGYCHEKLRDEEAAYESRTKFLQLHKKFTEDGFEDNGLIELYKLDDNSKYEILFKIAHYHYNQKDYVKAEEHLQKVIDNEAKIRLYTKVLLDGRQFTRLREYYDSLPEEFKNRFITDLETHRKTVDKEEQIQLSLAFKEGEGRYYQFNNVRAASTDKAWVEAKAFLAKYDMNEIPLFYAEVFEPLMQNSTTFWQELKKLKSTTVRKVIKELIDLNAESKIPLRKLLSEVKLRQDDYQGNRIYICVSYVLLIVALEDDTEVGPDKDQLFSGYIEHGLNCIQFYYQMDRIRLIYKTLENEEEQFFILMYLYKQAIETNNMKVAIKYISEATSVYPVMSPFLKYKTNLLNVRVQKEGIIHSIEVDAEKHDFVNSGSMASLSVLHGTMEIANQMNHLVTGLKNNNVYARSLNFSPSYLGYQCDYTMDLSKINDTEEIQKSTLEILEKSVQHFNVFHFHFGTSMLPNLSDLLLLKQAGKKVFMHHWGSDVRMKSIATKLNPFIKVKDQDEEQIKRLLSYLGQHIDHCIVADAELYEYVKGYYKKVSFIRQAIDTTVYRPAEEYEPRKNKPTIVHAPTSPEYKGTKYIMQAIENLKSKYDFNFTLIQNTSHEEAKKIYQDADIILDQILGGSHGLLSLEAMAMGKPVICYIADFMKEFYPKELPIVSANPETITEKIEMLLKDFELRKELGMSGRKYVETYHDLNKVSAELIDLYLNEG, via the coding sequence ATGGATAAGAAAATTAAGCTCAGCATTTGCATGATCGTAAAAGACGAAGAAAAAAACCTGGATAGATGTTTAGTCAGCTTGCAGCCTTTGATGGCCCGATCAGATGTGGAACTAGTAGTTGTTGATACAGGTTCAACTGACAAAACGGTTGAAATTGCCCAGCGTTATACGCAAAAAGTTTACTTTCATGCTTGGAACGGAAACTTTTCTGAAATGCGTAATATCTCTATCTCTTATGCAACGGGGGAATGGCTATTCATCATTGATGCAGATGAAGAATTGCAAGATCCCGAGAAGCTGAGCTTATTGCTTGATCGACCCGAACTCCTTCAATTTAATACCATTGTAATTAAAGTTAAAAATTTCATTTCTTCTGACTATAGTATTTTTATAGTGAATAAATCAGAACGTCTGTTTCGAAATAATGGTTTCTGTTACCAAGGTTCTGTGCATAATCAACCACAATTTCAAGGGCCGATTTTATCTATCACGGATGTATTTTTAAACCATTACGGTTATAACAGTGAAGATGCAGAATTGATGGAAAAAAAGTTTCAAAGAACAAGCACCCTGCTTATTAATGAATTAAAGAAAGATCCACAAAACATCTACTATCACTTCCAACTGTGTAGAACGTATTCCATGCATGACGATTTACAGAAGGCATATGATCAAGGGAAGGTTGCTTATTCCTTATTAAAAGAAAAAGATACTGATACACAAGCAAAATACATTTATGTATTTAATGAATTTGTTAGAATGGCTTGTCTTTTAGGTAAGTATGAAGAGGCAAGAGAGGTATGTTATGAAGGATTGAATATTAACGAGAATTATATTGATCTTCAATATTATTTGGGATATTGTCACGAAAAGCTCCGTGATGAAGAAGCGGCTTACGAATCTCGTACTAAGTTTTTGCAGCTCCATAAAAAATTTACTGAAGATGGATTCGAAGACAATGGATTAATTGAGTTATACAAATTGGATGATAATTCCAAGTATGAGATTTTGTTTAAAATCGCTCATTATCACTACAATCAGAAAGATTATGTGAAAGCTGAAGAGCATCTACAAAAAGTTATTGATAACGAAGCCAAAATCAGGTTGTATACAAAAGTACTTCTAGATGGAAGACAATTTACTCGTTTACGTGAATACTATGACTCTTTACCAGAAGAGTTTAAGAATAGATTTATTACAGATTTAGAAACACACCGCAAAACCGTAGATAAAGAGGAACAAATTCAATTGTCACTCGCTTTCAAGGAAGGTGAAGGGCGATATTACCAATTTAACAATGTTCGTGCAGCTAGTACAGATAAAGCGTGGGTAGAAGCTAAAGCATTTTTAGCCAAATACGATATGAACGAAATTCCTTTGTTCTATGCAGAGGTATTCGAACCGTTAATGCAAAATAGCACGACTTTTTGGCAAGAGTTAAAAAAATTAAAGAGTACAACAGTAAGAAAAGTCATTAAAGAGTTGATTGACCTAAATGCAGAAAGCAAAATTCCCCTTAGAAAATTGCTGTCGGAAGTCAAATTAAGACAAGACGATTATCAAGGGAATCGAATATATATATGCGTTTCATATGTTTTGCTTATTGTGGCACTAGAGGACGATACTGAAGTAGGACCTGATAAGGACCAACTTTTTAGTGGCTACATTGAACATGGATTGAACTGCATTCAATTTTACTATCAGATGGACCGAATTCGTCTAATCTATAAGACACTTGAAAATGAAGAAGAACAGTTTTTTATACTTATGTATTTATATAAACAAGCAATCGAAACAAACAATATGAAGGTAGCTATAAAATATATTAGTGAAGCCACGAGTGTTTACCCAGTTATGAGTCCATTTTTGAAATATAAAACCAATCTATTAAATGTAAGGGTTCAAAAAGAAGGCATCATTCACTCCATTGAGGTAGATGCAGAAAAACATGACTTTGTTAATAGTGGCAGTATGGCATCTTTATCTGTGTTGCATGGAACAATGGAAATTGCAAATCAAATGAATCATTTGGTAACGGGTCTGAAAAATAATAACGTGTATGCACGGTCTTTGAACTTTTCTCCGAGCTATCTTGGTTATCAATGTGACTATACGATGGATTTATCTAAGATTAACGATACCGAAGAAATACAAAAAAGCACTTTAGAAATCCTTGAAAAATCTGTACAACACTTCAACGTTTTTCATTTTCACTTTGGAACCTCGATGCTGCCTAATCTTTCAGACTTGCTGCTATTAAAGCAGGCTGGGAAGAAAGTGTTCATGCATCATTGGGGATCAGATGTACGTATGAAATCAATCGCAACAAAGTTGAATCCGTTCATAAAAGTAAAAGACCAAGATGAAGAGCAAATAAAGAGACTGCTATCTTATCTTGGACAGCATATAGATCATTGCATTGTTGCCGATGCGGAACTGTATGAATATGTAAAAGGGTACTATAAGAAAGTATCTTTTATTCGCCAAGCGATTGATACAACAGTTTATCGACCAGCAGAAGAATATGAACCGAGAAAAAATAAGCCAACAATTGTGCATGCACCGACTTCACCTGAATATAAGGGTACGAAATACATCATGCAAGCAATTGAGAATTTAAAGAGTAAGTATGATTTTAATTTTACATTGATTCAAAATACCTCTCACGAAGAAGCGAAGAAAATTTATCAGGATGCCGATATTATTCTGGACCAAATACTTGGTGGAAGTCATGGTTTATTGTCATTGGAGGCCATGGCTATGGGGAAACCGGTGATTTGTTATATTGCTGATTTCATGAAAGAGTTTTATCCTAAGGAACTTCCGATTGTCTCAGCCAATCCAGAAACGATTACTGAAAAAATAGAAATGCTGTTGAAAGACTTTGAACTACGAAAAGAACTTGGAATGAGTGGCAGAAAGTATGTAGAGACTTATCATGATTTAAATAAGGTGAGTGCTGAGTTAATAGATTTATATCTAAATGAAGGATAA
- the flgL gene encoding flagellar hook-associated protein FlgL yields the protein MAIRVTQNMLNNNMMRNLNNSMGIMDKYQEQLSSGRKIAKPSDDPVVAARGMLYRSSLMENNQYQRNATEAQSWLELSDDSMDQATDVLQRVRELLVQSGDASLADDSLIAMGEEIKQLKNQLGSIANATVGGRYIFAGTDTLTAPYQGGDFVNQNTSEIRLEVSKQVYVPINVNGQTIFNKKDADGDNVFKLLDAVVSNLSTGAPANDMLEKMDFQMDNLMAERAALGARVNRIELVHARLATEEVNVSGLMSTNEDADVAEVITNLKTQENVHRAALGAGSRIIQPTLLDFLR from the coding sequence ATGGCAATTCGTGTCACGCAAAATATGCTCAATAATAACATGATGAGAAATCTAAATAACTCCATGGGCATCATGGATAAATATCAAGAGCAGCTTTCTTCTGGACGTAAAATCGCCAAGCCATCTGACGATCCAGTGGTGGCAGCGAGGGGGATGCTCTATCGCTCGTCGCTTATGGAGAATAATCAATACCAACGCAACGCAACAGAAGCCCAATCATGGCTGGAACTGTCAGATGATTCGATGGATCAAGCGACCGATGTATTGCAACGTGTTCGGGAGCTTCTGGTACAGTCCGGGGATGCTAGCTTGGCGGATGATTCGTTGATCGCCATGGGAGAAGAGATTAAACAGTTGAAGAACCAACTTGGAAGCATTGCGAACGCAACGGTTGGTGGGCGTTACATATTTGCGGGAACAGATACTCTGACTGCACCTTATCAGGGTGGAGATTTCGTAAATCAAAACACATCGGAGATTCGGTTGGAAGTTAGTAAACAAGTTTACGTTCCAATCAATGTGAATGGTCAGACAATATTCAATAAGAAAGATGCCGATGGAGATAACGTATTCAAGCTTCTGGATGCTGTTGTTTCAAACTTGTCAACAGGAGCTCCGGCGAATGATATGCTAGAAAAAATGGATTTTCAAATGGATAATTTAATGGCGGAAAGAGCGGCATTGGGAGCTCGAGTAAACCGGATTGAATTGGTGCACGCTCGTTTGGCAACCGAGGAAGTCAATGTGAGCGGGCTGATGAGTACCAACGAAGACGCTGATGTTGCTGAAGTGATTACAAACTTGAAAACTCAAGAAAATGTCCATCGTGCAGCTCTGGGAGCTGGTTCGAGAATCATCCAACCTACCTTGCTTGATTTTCTGCGATAG
- the csrA gene encoding carbon storage regulator CsrA, giving the protein MLVLSRKMGESIMIGDQIEVKVVSVDGDAIRLGISAPREISVHRKEIYIGIKEENELASQSKVDWETMKKWIEEKS; this is encoded by the coding sequence ATGTTGGTATTGTCTCGGAAAATGGGCGAGTCGATTATGATCGGGGATCAAATCGAAGTGAAAGTAGTATCAGTAGATGGGGATGCGATACGTTTAGGAATTAGTGCCCCAAGGGAAATCAGTGTTCACCGCAAAGAGATATATATAGGAATCAAAGAAGAAAATGAGCTTGCCTCCCAGTCCAAAGTAGACTGGGAGACGATGAAAAAGTGGATAGAAGAGAAAAGCTAA
- a CDS encoding nucleotide sugar dehydrogenase: protein MSPFTEILTDNLTDILIDKIKLRKASLGVIGLGYVGLPLAVEKAKAGYRVFGFDIQQKRVDMVNQGINYIGDVVENELRELVQTGMITATTDYSFIRDLDVISICVPTPLDSYQQPDITYVKASAEAVAAHMHPGMLVVLESTTYPGTTEEIVLPILEETGLKCGVDFYLAYSPERVDPGNRVYNTKNTPKVVGGITKDCTQVAAMLYEQVLEGKVHQVSSPAVAEMEKILENTFRNINIALVNEMAILCNRMGIDIWEVIDAASTKPYGFMPFYPGPGLGGHCIPVDPWYLTWKAREFNYHTRLIEVAGEINNSMPEFVVERIGGILNQFCKPINGSTVYLLGIAYKKDIDDYRESPVIKIIEILKQKGAHVVFSDPKIPHFSYKGTDYEGIEVSEENLRSADIVVLTTDHSDYDYKLIGEYAEVLFDTRNAMQAIEHKNHYFRL, encoded by the coding sequence ATGTCTCCTTTCACAGAGATTTTAACAGATAACTTAACAGATATTTTAATAGACAAAATAAAATTGCGAAAAGCATCTTTAGGCGTCATTGGTCTCGGCTATGTAGGTCTCCCGTTGGCTGTTGAAAAAGCGAAAGCAGGTTACCGCGTATTTGGTTTCGACATTCAGCAAAAAAGAGTAGATATGGTCAATCAAGGCATCAATTATATTGGGGATGTTGTAGAAAACGAATTAAGAGAATTGGTCCAGACAGGCATGATAACCGCAACGACAGATTACTCTTTCATTCGCGATCTGGATGTCATTTCGATTTGCGTGCCTACTCCGTTAGATTCATACCAACAGCCTGACATTACATATGTTAAAGCTTCTGCTGAGGCAGTAGCTGCGCACATGCACCCTGGAATGCTCGTTGTACTGGAAAGCACCACATATCCAGGAACGACAGAGGAAATCGTCTTACCAATCCTCGAAGAAACTGGTTTAAAATGCGGTGTAGATTTTTACTTGGCGTACTCACCTGAAAGGGTAGATCCAGGAAACCGCGTATATAATACGAAAAATACTCCAAAAGTAGTCGGAGGCATTACAAAGGATTGCACGCAAGTTGCCGCCATGCTCTATGAACAAGTTTTAGAGGGGAAGGTTCACCAGGTATCCAGCCCTGCAGTAGCGGAGATGGAAAAAATTCTGGAGAATACGTTCCGTAATATCAACATTGCTCTAGTAAACGAGATGGCAATTCTATGCAATCGAATGGGCATAGACATTTGGGAAGTAATTGATGCGGCTAGCACAAAACCCTATGGTTTTATGCCCTTCTATCCAGGTCCAGGTCTCGGAGGACACTGCATCCCGGTAGATCCTTGGTACCTGACATGGAAAGCAAGAGAATTCAACTATCACACCCGGCTTATCGAAGTCGCAGGGGAAATTAACAATAGCATGCCAGAATTTGTTGTGGAAAGAATCGGCGGCATATTGAACCAATTTTGCAAGCCGATTAATGGTTCAACAGTATATTTGCTAGGGATCGCATATAAAAAAGATATTGATGATTACAGGGAGTCTCCAGTAATAAAAATCATTGAGATACTTAAGCAAAAAGGTGCTCATGTTGTGTTTAGTGACCCTAAAATTCCGCATTTTAGTTACAAAGGTACGGATTACGAAGGAATAGAAGTATCAGAAGAAAATCTACGCTCTGCTGATATTGTGGTTTTAACTACGGATCACTCCGATTATGATTACAAGCTGATTGGAGAATATGCGGAAGTGTTGTTTGATACGCGAAATGCAATGCAGGCCATTGAACATAAAAACCACTATTTCCGGTTATAA